Part of the Paenibacillus terrae HPL-003 genome is shown below.
CCACTTCATTCATTTCCATATGGTACATGCTTTGTACCGCTATTTCCCTCGCCAGACGTCTTTTCATGCCCTGCCTCCTACGCTTGCCTGTATCTTTTTTTTTCATTTTAACCAATTCCACAAAAAAAACCTGTGAACGCATCCTCCAAACGTTGGGCGCAAAGAAGCTACAGCTCTATTTTGGAGAAAGCGTATCACAGGGTTCATTTAAAAGGACGCCAACGCTGCGACAGCCAGTCACTCCATTCCTTCCAAGGGAGGAGGGAACCAAGCGCTGCGTCGCTACGTCTTCCTAGCGTATATCCGATGAACACCATCAATGCAAAGAACAACATATTCCAAAAGCCTGCCCACAAATAAATAAACCCGAAAAAAATGCCGGCCGTAATCCCCGTGATCCGGCCCTTGTAACTTCCCCATATTTCTTTCCAGGGCATCAGGGAAAATCACCTCTATTCCACACGACTCTTAAAGCTTGGTGACTGAGAAACATTGGCGATGTACACAGATACATTGGACACAGGAATTCCCGTAATTTCTTCCACATGGTCGTGTACCCCCTTTTGTACCTCGGAGGTTAACACCGGAATAGAACTTTCCCCGTCCACAACCGCCCGAATCGTAATATCAAGTCCAGATTCCAGCACGCGAATACGTGCTTTCAAATCCTGTATCCCACGAAATCTTGAGGCCGCTTTGAGACACAGATTCTCGATGGTATCCACTGAAATCTGAATGTCACCGTACTCCGTTCGTTGATCTATAGAATGCTGTACCGTTTGGTTCCGGCGAATGGAGATATAGAAAACCCGGAGACTCAAAAGCAGCAGCACTCCTGCAACAATCAGGCTGGTAAACCACACAATCCGCTCATCCTGAATGCTTAAGGCATACGGAATGGCCCCGCTCAGGAGGAGGATGGCGAGAATGGAAATAATTCCGATACTTAAGCTGTACAAGAACAGCAAAAGTCTATCCATAACTTTAGCCACGAAACGCACAGCCTCCTTAAATTAGAGTAAACCCTCGACCCTTAAGGGTCGGGGGTTTGTACAAAATATCGCTCTATTTAACCCGTCCGGCGCCCAGAACTTCCGGCTCTTCTACTTTTTCGGCACTTTTGAATTGAACATCATGAATTTGCACGTTCACTTCAACAACGTTAAGACCTGTCATGGTTTCAATGGAACGCTTAACGTTCTGCTGAATAGCAGCAGCCACCTCGGGCAGACGGTTACCGTACTCGATAATGACGGAGACGTCTACAGCTGCTTCACGCTGTCCGACTTCCACTTTTACACCTTTGGACAAATTTTTGCGGCCCAGCAGTTCGGCAAACCCACCTGCAAATCCGCCACTCATTCCCGCTACGCCCGGCACCTCAACGGTTGCCAATCCGGCAATGACTTCAATAACCTCCGGGGCAATCTGAATCTCCCCAATTTCTGTACGCTCGAATTCGGTTGGCACTGTGCTCATACCTTCAACACCTTTCGGTCAAAATAAGTTTCACTTCAGCTTTGGATTTCAAAGCAGACATGCTCACTTATTATCCATACTATATCATTTGGCGTTCATTATGACAAACTAAGGAAATATACCGATTAAACTTCGTTTTCCTCCAAGAATTTAATATCAAAATCACCCTTGACGAAGGTCGGATGCTCCAACAATCGTTGATGAAAAGAAATCGTTGTCGGTATGCCTTCAATAGCAAATTCGGACAGAGCCCGCTTCATTTTGGCAATCGCTTCCTGACGTGTAGGCGCCCACACAATCAATTTGGCGATCATGGAGTCATAATAAGGAGGAATGCTGTAACCCGGATAAGCTGCGCTGTCTACGCGTACCCCCGGGCCGCCTGGAGGCAGATAAAATCCAATCTTACCCGGTGCAGGCATAAAATTGCGATCCGGGTCCTCGGCGTTAATACGGCACTCCATCGCCCATCCATTGATGGTGACTTCTTCTTGTGTAAAGGAAAGCGGATGCCCCTCAGCGACCAAAATCATTTCCTTGATCAAATCCACACTGGTAATCATCTCCGTTACGGGATGTTCTACCTGAATACGTGTGTTCATTTCCATAAAATAAAATTGATTATCCGGTCCAAGCAAAAATTCCAGCGTTCCCGCACCGGAGTATTGTACAGCCAAAGCCGCACGAACGGCTGCTTGACCCATTTCCTCACGCACATCCTGCGAAAGTACAGGACACGGCGCTTCCTCCAGCAGCTTCTGACGACGACGCTGCACAGAGCAGTCCCGTTCGCCCAGATGCGCAACATTGCCGTGCTTGTCCGCTATGATCTGAATCTCCACGTGCTTCATACCGGTCAAATATTTTTCCAGATACACACCCGCGTTACCAAACGCTTTTTGCGCTTCCTGCTGGGCGGTAGTAATTTGTTGAATAAGATTATCTTCATCCTCAGCGATACGGATACCTTTACCGCCGCCACCTGCTGTGGCCTTGATGATTACCGGATAGCCAATATCGCGTGCAATGGTAATGGCATCCTGCAAATCCTCCACCAGCCCGTCCGAACCCGGAATGACCGGAACCCCGGCATCCTTCATCGTCTGCTTGGCGACAGCTTTATCCCCCATTTTGTTAATCGCTTCTGGAGAAGGACCAATAAACGTAATATTGCAAGATTCGCAAATTTCAGCGAAATCGGCGTTTTCAGCCAAAAATCCGTAACCTGGATGAATCGCATCACATTCAGTCAATGTCGCAACGCTCATCAGGTTCGTGAAATTCAGGTAGCTGTCCTTGGACAGCGTCGGTCCGATACAGTAAGCCTCATCTGCGAGACGCACATGTAACGAATCCTTGTCGGCTTCCGAATATACGGCAACCGTCGAAATATTCATTTCGCGGCAAGCGCGAATGATACGAACCGCAATTTCCCCACGATTCGCAATCAATACTTTTTGAAATGTCATGACTTTATCCTCCCTGGGAGCAGCCTGGCTGAACCCTCAAAACAGAGGGTTCAAGCGAGCGTCTTACTCCGGTTTCACAAGGAACAATGGCTGGCCATACTCGACCAACTGTCCGTTTTCGGCCAAAATTTCCACAATTTCGCCCTTCACTTCAGCTTCCAGCTCGTTCATCAGCTTCATCGCCTCAATAATACACACCGTTGTTTTCTCGCCTACTTTACTGCCGATACTCACATACGGAGCCGTATCCGGAGATGAAGAACTATAGAAAGTGCCCACCATCGGAGATACGATTTTATGTAGAGTGCTTGCGTATTCCTTAGTCTCCCCAACAGATGCATGTCCTGCATCGGACTGTGCTTGTGGATTCGGAATAGCAGCTTGCGGTGCCACTGTATAAGCAGGTGCTGCCACAGGTGCCTGTACCGTAACGATCTCGCTTTTGCCCGGTTTACGGATCAACAGGCGAGTTCCTTCATTTTCAATTTCAAGCTCATGTACAGACGTTTCATCCACCAGCTTGATCAATTCCTTAATCTCGCTTAATTTGAACATCTCTATTAATCACTCCTTCAGCATTTTGCCGGTTGCTGATAACATTGTTGAAACAGCTTTATGTATTATATCACAATCATTAAAAATAGAAAGAGCCCGGAAATGTGCAGAAATCCGGGCTTTTTCTCGATTTTTGTCTTATTGTGTAACATACTGGACGCTGATCTTGTCCTGTGTTACGTTCAGTTCTTTCATGACCTTATCGACGATCGTTACCGCTTGTTTGGCATCCAGTTTTTCACTCAGGACCACTACCTTGTATTTATCAGCATCTTCCTCACGGACAACTGCATTGGCAAACTGCTGCTGAAGCTCTTCCTCAATTCCGGTGATTTTCGCCTGTTTGTCTTCCAGCACATGCAATTCTTTTTGTGCTTCTGCGGCTTTCTTGGCAGTGCTATCGTTCATTGCAGTCGTCAGCTCGTCATTTTTCTTTTGATTCGCCACATCCCGCTCTAGCAAGTAGTTGTCGATAACCGCAGCGGCCGTAGGCTTCGCGGCTTGTTCCGTTGCCACCTGATCGAGCACCTGCTGGTCAGTTTTCGCGGTGGATGCTGTTTTGTCGTCACTTTTTGCCGCAGTATCCGGCGCGGTAGCAGTAGTATTTTGATCCGATTTAGCAGACTCAGCAGCCGGGGCAGCAGCCGTATCTTTATTTTCGCCTGTAGTAGACTCGGTAGCAGGATCAGTTGCGGCAGCCGTGCCCGTCTTCGCGGTAGAGGCAGTCCCTTCTCCGGTTACTTCTCCATTGGTTACCACTTCATTCACTTTCAGCTCGTTCAATTGCTCTTCTGCCTTGCCTGTCGTTTCCTGGGCGGTATCCTGCTTGACCTTGCTCACTTGCTCACTGTCCGCCACAGGCGGGTTAGCCGGGCTGGAGTCCTCCGTAAACAGATAGTACGCAGACAGCACGACCATTAAACTCAGCATGGACACCAGCCAAACAGTTTGTCTTTTATTATTCATGTTCCGTCCTCCAATATCATTAAATTAGGATTTTCATTTATCCCTGCTTATAATTTCAATCTATCCCTGCTTGCGCGGGACGACTGAAATTTTATAGGAAGGCACATTAAGCCCCTTCTGTACGGCATCCACAATCAACTTCTTCACGGTGGGGTTCTCTGCTCCCATCGCTACCACCAGCACTCCCCTCACCTGCGGCTTTACTTTTTTTGTAACAATGGGGGTGTGCTGACCTCCTGACGATTCATAGGTGACAATCTCTCCATCGCGTGTATATTGAGTGGTATGTCGCTGACCGCCATTGGCATCCGTCTCGTTATTTTCTTCCTGCATATCCTTCACATTACGCTGAACGATGACTTCCTCGGTGGAGTCAACTGTAACCATGACATCGACGGTTCCTACACCAACAATCTGCTCCAGCATCTGCTTCATATTATCTTCGAACACCTTCTCAATTCCGGCAAAGGAATTCTCCTCACCCCCCGTTGTCTGAAGTGCGGGTTCATTTTTCATCACGCCAGGCGGCTCCCGCCCTACGTTTTCCGGGTCCACCTTTTTCACATTGACGAACGAGTTAAAAAGCATGATCGCGACCCCGATAAGGCCGAGAATAAGCAGCCAGCGAAATGAATTGAACCTTTTGGGCCCGTCTGCCCCCCCACCCATCCATTGCTCCAGCTTTTTCATCCATTTGCCCATTTCTGCTCACCTCCTGTTACCATTCATGTGTACCGTTCTGCGAAGAAAGCACCTGAACATTTTTGCTGTCGACACCCCATTTTTCGTGCAACAGTCCCGTAATTAAGCCAAAAGTTTGCGTATCTGCTGTCTTTTCACCATCAGAGCCTTCCGCACGGTTGTTGGCACCCTCTAGCGTCCCATTCTCTTGATCCGATGCTTTTACAGGTGTTGGCTCTATACGGATATTTACTGCTTTTTCAGCTACAGGCTCTACCATAATCGGCTTGGAGTCCGCACCTGGCCGGGCATTCGCGCTTTTCTCCTCACGCCCAGCCTGCTGCTCCGCCAACTTAACCACTACCGACTGAATTCCCGTTCCAGCCTCCAGATCAGACGCTCCCTGTTTCATCTGAGCAAGCGTAACCTGAACCGATTGAATCGCTAACCCGGTACTCTGCTCCAGCTGTCCCTTGATTTCCTTGGCAACCTCTTGGCCAGCCCATTGCATGGAGCTTTGCTCCTGTTGCCGCTTCAACTTGTTGCCTTTTGCTAATATTTCCTCCAATGTCGGTTCGCCCTTACCCGTCTCTGCCTGCCGTTGAAGATCAAATGCGCGCCCCAGAAGCTCAGAGGGACTGGTACTCAGTAAACGCACGACCGGAGAGAGTAGCGTCAGCAGAATAAGTAGGCTGAGTACGAGCTTGACATACCTTTCCATGGAACGGCTTGGCAAGATCATATCGACAAAAGAAGCCAGCAGCACAATCAGCACCAGTTCCTTAAGCCAGCCTCCCAGCCAGGTCACGTCACTCCCCTCCCCCCGTTTGATTTTTGATCATTCACTCACCTCATCATGACCGTCATATTGCCTGCCGCAAGCATGACCGTAATCGCAAGGAAGGACATTAAACCCACTGCCGCCAACGCTGCGAAGACATAAATCATGCTTTTACCGATTGCGTCCAGGCATTCCACAATAGGTGTATCTCCCAAGGGCTGCATAATCGCTGCTGTGACTTTATAGATCAGGGCCAGCGTTAGAATCTTGAGGGCAGGAAAGGCACAGAGGAATAGGATAATGATGACTCCCACCAGACCAATGGCATTTTTCACGAGCAACGAAGCTGAAATGACCGTATCTGTCGCATCTGCCAGCGCCTTGCCAACCACCGGAACAAAACTGCCTGTAATATACTTGGCCGTGCGGATCGTTAATCCGTCAGTTACAGACGACGTCAAACCCTGTACCGAAATGACTCCCAGAAAAATGGTCAGCAGCACCCCCAGCACCCCCACTCCGGCGTTACGCAGCAGATCGGCTAGCTGGGTCAGCTTGTATTTGCCCGTCAGGGAGTTGACCAGATACAACACCGCCGAGAAGAACAGCAGCGGGAACACCAGTGTATGAATGACCGTCCCGACCGTGTTGATCATAAATATAATCAGCGGGTGGGTGACCGAAACCGTTACGACGTTGCCCATCGAGGCCAGCATGGTAAACAGCAGGGGCAGCATCGCCATCATAAAGTGAATCATGCTGTCAATGGCTTCCTTTGCATAACCGATCGCTACACTAAAGCTGTTAATCGCCAGAATGATAATGACCATGTAGACAATCGCGTAGGCGACTTTGCTGACCTGATTACTTTCAAAAGCGCTTTGCAGCGTTTCCAGCACCATACTCATAATGCTGAGCATGACAATGGTGACGAGCAGCTTGGCATTAACTCGAATTTCGTGGATGAAAAAGTCAGCTATGGCGCTTAATACACCTTTAATGCTGAACCCTTCACCGCCCGGAAGCAGCATATCCATGAAGGAGGGCGTTTTCTGATTAGGGAAAAATCCGCCATATTGCTGCATCAGCCCGTCCCAATAATGCTCTACCTCATCTTTGGGCATCTGCTCCGCCTGTTGTCTGATCCATTCATTCGTAGGTGTATCTGCAAACATGACCACAGCCGAGGCACACCAGAGACATAGCAGCAAAATGGCAACCACTTTGAGATTCGGCATGCCCTCCAGCCTTTTCATGGCATCACCCCCTCAGGCGGGCATCAGCTTCAGAATCGTGTCAATAATAATACTGATAATCGGGATCGCCAGCACCATAATGAGCACCTTTCCTGTAAGCTCGATTTTGGAGGCAATCCCGTCTTGTCCCGCATCCCGAACCACCTGCGCTCCAAATTCGGCAATATAAGCGATACCGATAATTTTTAGCACTGTTTTAAAATAAATCATATCCATGCCCGATGACCTTGCCAGACGCTCCAGCACAGCAACCACGGACCCAATCTTGCCAATTAACAGTAAAAAAATGATAATTCCCGCGGCTGTCGCAATCAGAAAAGCAAACATCGGCTTCTGTTCCTTAATGACCAAGATAAGAACTGTGGCAATCAGGGCGAAGCCGACCACCTGAATGATTTCCATGTGTCCACCTACTGAAAAAGAAAGATAGATTTAATCTCTTGCAGAAGGTTATCCAGCATTCGTACCACCATGAACAGCACTACAACAAAACCAATGACCGTTACCCAGTGGGCCATGTCTTCTTTGCCCATTTGCTTGAGTACGGTATGAATCATGGCGATAATAATGCCAATTCCGGCAATCTGAAAAATAGCGTTCACTTCTAAATTCATTCGAGCACCCCGCTAATAGATCAAAATGACGATCAATGCTCCGATCAGCAGTCCCAGGCTTCTGCTCATGCGCTCGTATCTCACCTGATCCGCCTGCGCCTGCGCTTCCTCATGGGATAGCTGCTGGATAGTTAGCGCAATGTGCTTGATCTGGTCTTCACGGTCGCTGGTTCCGAGACTGTAAGCAAGCTGTCGCATCGCTTCCTTCTCGGCCTGCTGCATACTGGAGCGGCTCCACGAGGCTTCAATCGCTTTATGCAGGCTTTCTCTGGCGGTCAGCCCAAAGGAGGGGTGCATCCAGTGTGAGGCTTGCTTGAACAAGGTTCGCAGCGGCTCCCGCAACGGCTCTCCCGTCTTGGCAAAAGCATCCGGCAGCGGGGACACCCCGTAGGAAACCTCGGTGGTCAGCCTTTGCAGCGCGAGAATCAGCTCCCTGATCTGTCGCGGTC
Proteins encoded:
- a CDS encoding DUF2273 domain-containing protein gives rise to the protein MPWKEIWGSYKGRITGITAGIFFGFIYLWAGFWNMLFFALMVFIGYTLGRRSDAALGSLLPWKEWSDWLSQRWRPFK
- the amaP gene encoding alkaline shock response membrane anchor protein AmaP, yielding MAKVMDRLLLFLYSLSIGIISILAILLLSGAIPYALSIQDERIVWFTSLIVAGVLLLLSLRVFYISIRRNQTVQHSIDQRTEYGDIQISVDTIENLCLKAASRFRGIQDLKARIRVLESGLDITIRAVVDGESSIPVLTSEVQKGVHDHVEEITGIPVSNVSVYIANVSQSPSFKSRVE
- a CDS encoding Asp23/Gls24 family envelope stress response protein; amino-acid sequence: MSTVPTEFERTEIGEIQIAPEVIEVIAGLATVEVPGVAGMSGGFAGGFAELLGRKNLSKGVKVEVGQREAAVDVSVIIEYGNRLPEVAAAIQQNVKRSIETMTGLNVVEVNVQIHDVQFKSAEKVEEPEVLGAGRVK
- the accC gene encoding acetyl-CoA carboxylase biotin carboxylase subunit, with translation MTFQKVLIANRGEIAVRIIRACREMNISTVAVYSEADKDSLHVRLADEAYCIGPTLSKDSYLNFTNLMSVATLTECDAIHPGYGFLAENADFAEICESCNITFIGPSPEAINKMGDKAVAKQTMKDAGVPVIPGSDGLVEDLQDAITIARDIGYPVIIKATAGGGGKGIRIAEDEDNLIQQITTAQQEAQKAFGNAGVYLEKYLTGMKHVEIQIIADKHGNVAHLGERDCSVQRRRQKLLEEAPCPVLSQDVREEMGQAAVRAALAVQYSGAGTLEFLLGPDNQFYFMEMNTRIQVEHPVTEMITSVDLIKEMILVAEGHPLSFTQEEVTINGWAMECRINAEDPDRNFMPAPGKIGFYLPPGGPGVRVDSAAYPGYSIPPYYDSMIAKLIVWAPTRQEAIAKMKRALSEFAIEGIPTTISFHQRLLEHPTFVKGDFDIKFLEENEV
- the accB gene encoding acetyl-CoA carboxylase biotin carboxyl carrier protein, with product MFKLSEIKELIKLVDETSVHELEIENEGTRLLIRKPGKSEIVTVQAPVAAPAYTVAPQAAIPNPQAQSDAGHASVGETKEYASTLHKIVSPMVGTFYSSSSPDTAPYVSIGSKVGEKTTVCIIEAMKLMNELEAEVKGEIVEILAENGQLVEYGQPLFLVKPE
- a CDS encoding SpoIIIAH-like family protein → MNNKRQTVWLVSMLSLMVVLSAYYLFTEDSSPANPPVADSEQVSKVKQDTAQETTGKAEEQLNELKVNEVVTNGEVTGEGTASTAKTGTAAATDPATESTTGENKDTAAAPAAESAKSDQNTTATAPDTAAKSDDKTASTAKTDQQVLDQVATEQAAKPTAAAVIDNYLLERDVANQKKNDELTTAMNDSTAKKAAEAQKELHVLEDKQAKITGIEEELQQQFANAVVREEDADKYKVVVLSEKLDAKQAVTIVDKVMKELNVTQDKISVQYVTQ
- the spoIIIAG gene encoding stage III sporulation protein AG, whose amino-acid sequence is MGKWMKKLEQWMGGGADGPKRFNSFRWLLILGLIGVAIMLFNSFVNVKKVDPENVGREPPGVMKNEPALQTTGGEENSFAGIEKVFEDNMKQMLEQIVGVGTVDVMVTVDSTEEVIVQRNVKDMQEENNETDANGGQRHTTQYTRDGEIVTYESSGGQHTPIVTKKVKPQVRGVLVVAMGAENPTVKKLIVDAVQKGLNVPSYKISVVPRKQG
- a CDS encoding stage III sporulation protein AF; translated protein: MTWLGGWLKELVLIVLLASFVDMILPSRSMERYVKLVLSLLILLTLLSPVVRLLSTSPSELLGRAFDLQRQAETGKGEPTLEEILAKGNKLKRQQEQSSMQWAGQEVAKEIKGQLEQSTGLAIQSVQVTLAQMKQGASDLEAGTGIQSVVVKLAEQQAGREEKSANARPGADSKPIMVEPVAEKAVNIRIEPTPVKASDQENGTLEGANNRAEGSDGEKTADTQTFGLITGLLHEKWGVDSKNVQVLSSQNGTHEW
- the spoIIIAE gene encoding stage III sporulation protein AE; translation: MKRLEGMPNLKVVAILLLCLWCASAVVMFADTPTNEWIRQQAEQMPKDEVEHYWDGLMQQYGGFFPNQKTPSFMDMLLPGGEGFSIKGVLSAIADFFIHEIRVNAKLLVTIVMLSIMSMVLETLQSAFESNQVSKVAYAIVYMVIIILAINSFSVAIGYAKEAIDSMIHFMMAMLPLLFTMLASMGNVVTVSVTHPLIIFMINTVGTVIHTLVFPLLFFSAVLYLVNSLTGKYKLTQLADLLRNAGVGVLGVLLTIFLGVISVQGLTSSVTDGLTIRTAKYITGSFVPVVGKALADATDTVISASLLVKNAIGLVGVIIILFLCAFPALKILTLALIYKVTAAIMQPLGDTPIVECLDAIGKSMIYVFAALAAVGLMSFLAITVMLAAGNMTVMMR
- the spoIIIAD gene encoding stage III sporulation protein AD — translated: MEIIQVVGFALIATVLILVIKEQKPMFAFLIATAAGIIIFLLLIGKIGSVVAVLERLARSSGMDMIYFKTVLKIIGIAYIAEFGAQVVRDAGQDGIASKIELTGKVLIMVLAIPIISIIIDTILKLMPA
- the spoIIIAC gene encoding stage III sporulation protein AC, encoding MNLEVNAIFQIAGIGIIIAMIHTVLKQMGKEDMAHWVTVIGFVVVLFMVVRMLDNLLQEIKSIFLFQ
- the spoIIIAB gene encoding stage III sporulation protein SpoIIIAB, which translates into the protein MLKLLGAALVILAATLAGWQRARQFALRPRQIRELILALQRLTTEVSYGVSPLPDAFAKTGEPLREPLRTLFKQASHWMHPSFGLTARESLHKAIEASWSRSSMQQAEKEAMRQLAYSLGTSDREDQIKHIALTIQQLSHEEAQAQADQVRYERMSRSLGLLIGALIVILIY